The Nodosilinea sp. PGN35 genome has a window encoding:
- a CDS encoding dsDNA nuclease domain-containing protein: MTDRDRLTPSLLEPQSRGGDIAEGGFSFQDHVILARLPEWLAQEGFTAMVKEATGDVEAKFFVPRQGFVKNLIEVKDHTLQPAEFWKEVKRFQEIDVGSPGTYRRFTLIGAGASKELQPILNGLQRVQGSQNFYDEQDTVKKNSVQEYVRLLEDKGGTQQNALFLLEKVTVETDWNTAKSHGEAVFKQTLVDHLDEYRDLSGRVLDDIYNHLSTFIRRSGNRPISRKELEIKLWEKIPAHQRPTPHPIQIYTAIAPDDNPTHPGLRFDWTRFSGGETRAIAPPEQWNQLIADLHETRIWIENHRNTKRIKLLGNRRLSACLAIGSVFSAVRGFAIDMEYRGELWSTDAHLTGDTPAYTLVHNLVEGQGNRLVVNINIYRNTLFQVQADLEKLKLLNLPLLNIQGEQPVISPQQINWIVSALKRLLIQSLQSKQCKEIHLFYTGPSHLALFLGHRLDATAPVICYGWTASQQYGRTCRLFST; the protein is encoded by the coding sequence ATGACTGACCGAGATCGCCTCACTCCGTCGCTCTTGGAACCCCAGTCTCGCGGTGGGGATATAGCAGAGGGTGGTTTCTCTTTTCAGGATCACGTCATTCTTGCCCGACTTCCTGAGTGGTTAGCGCAGGAGGGCTTTACTGCAATGGTTAAAGAAGCAACGGGTGACGTTGAAGCTAAGTTCTTCGTCCCCCGCCAGGGCTTTGTCAAGAACTTGATCGAGGTTAAAGACCACACGCTTCAACCCGCTGAGTTCTGGAAGGAGGTCAAGCGATTCCAGGAAATAGATGTCGGTAGTCCTGGCACCTACCGTAGGTTTACCCTAATTGGAGCAGGTGCATCGAAAGAACTACAGCCAATACTCAATGGGTTGCAGCGAGTACAGGGATCTCAGAATTTTTATGATGAACAGGATACTGTCAAAAAAAATTCTGTCCAGGAGTATGTTCGACTGCTTGAGGATAAGGGGGGCACACAGCAAAATGCCCTCTTTCTTTTAGAAAAAGTAACCGTTGAAACGGATTGGAATACGGCTAAATCTCACGGTGAAGCAGTCTTTAAGCAAACGCTGGTTGACCATTTGGACGAATATAGGGATTTGTCAGGGCGAGTTCTTGATGATATCTACAATCACTTAAGTACCTTTATCAGAAGAAGCGGCAACCGCCCCATATCTCGTAAGGAGCTAGAAATCAAACTTTGGGAGAAAATCCCAGCCCATCAGCGACCCACCCCCCACCCCATTCAGATTTACACAGCTATTGCTCCTGATGACAACCCAACCCATCCAGGCTTACGTTTCGATTGGACTCGGTTCTCTGGCGGTGAAACCCGCGCGATCGCTCCACCTGAGCAGTGGAATCAGCTTATAGCTGACCTTCATGAAACAAGAATCTGGATTGAGAACCACCGTAATACCAAACGAATTAAGCTTTTGGGGAATCGACGATTATCCGCATGTTTGGCAATCGGATCTGTCTTCTCTGCGGTTCGAGGCTTCGCTATTGATATGGAATATCGGGGTGAGCTTTGGTCAACTGATGCTCACCTCACAGGGGATACTCCAGCCTATACTCTGGTTCATAATCTGGTGGAAGGGCAGGGCAATCGACTTGTTGTAAACATCAATATCTATCGCAATACTCTATTTCAAGTACAAGCTGATTTGGAAAAGCTTAAGTTACTTAACCTACCACTGCTGAACATTCAAGGAGAACAACCTGTTATCTCTCCACAGCAAATCAATTGGATCGTTAGTGCTTTAAAGAGGCTACTTATTCAGTCCTTACAATCTAAGCAATGTAAAGAGATTCACCTGTTCTATACAGGTCCATCCCACCTTGCTCTGTTTTTAGGGCATCGTCTAGACGCGACAGCACCAGTTATTTGCTACGGTTGGACTGCGAGTCAACAGTATGGTCGAACCTGTAGATTGTTCTCAACATAG
- a CDS encoding nucleotidyltransferase, producing MTPNFPLNTHFEELLKNIQPPEDRIKMAQRLPRLVRDYIKASQSFLTMTPHTRLAGSYAQGLVVGEVKDVDTLVRVSGNPEANKPEAKQLIRDLKKLLDGLPAYLGYEGYAEAQIEVERARRSIHVYFKDEDFHLDFVPCIAPKGFKNILYVPDRGFNEWITSHPIGYIALLNKLNNQHSKKVKPLGKLLKHFRNHQMKNRKPKSYWLGALLVYHVQTGNLNMDACLGELFRDLLDAVYCQYDHLLWTSDTATPNIPDPVLDHNISWNWSRTHFETFMRWIGKGRKWATEALDTDDRDEAITKWQKVFGEEFFPSEVEAAASNLATAANPGKALVSSTGLILENRPASGLYTATQSTKFHGIDQV from the coding sequence ATGACTCCAAATTTTCCGCTGAATACACATTTTGAGGAACTACTCAAGAATATTCAGCCTCCTGAAGATCGCATCAAAATGGCTCAACGCCTTCCTCGCTTAGTCCGTGATTACATCAAGGCAAGCCAATCATTCCTCACAATGACTCCTCATACCCGACTCGCAGGCTCCTACGCCCAGGGCTTAGTAGTTGGGGAGGTGAAAGATGTTGACACTTTAGTTCGAGTCTCAGGTAACCCAGAAGCGAATAAACCTGAGGCAAAACAACTGATTCGAGACTTGAAGAAGTTACTGGACGGGTTGCCAGCTTACCTCGGCTACGAAGGATACGCCGAAGCTCAAATTGAAGTTGAGCGGGCACGTCGCTCAATCCACGTCTACTTCAAGGACGAAGATTTTCACCTGGATTTCGTTCCTTGCATTGCTCCCAAAGGCTTCAAAAACATTCTGTACGTGCCAGATCGCGGCTTTAACGAATGGATCACTTCTCATCCAATCGGTTACATTGCCCTCCTTAATAAGCTGAACAATCAGCACAGCAAAAAGGTTAAGCCATTGGGCAAGCTGCTCAAACACTTTCGCAACCACCAAATGAAGAATCGTAAGCCTAAGAGTTACTGGCTAGGTGCGTTGCTGGTATATCACGTTCAGACAGGCAACCTCAATATGGATGCCTGTCTAGGTGAGTTGTTCCGTGACCTGCTAGATGCAGTCTACTGTCAATACGACCACTTGCTCTGGACCAGTGATACCGCTACTCCCAACATCCCCGATCCCGTCCTAGACCACAACATTTCCTGGAATTGGAGCCGCACCCACTTTGAAACCTTCATGCGCTGGATTGGAAAGGGGCGAAAGTGGGCGACAGAGGCACTTGATACGGACGATCGCGATGAGGCGATCACTAAGTGGCAAAAAGTCTTTGGTGAAGAGTTCTTCCCATCTGAGGTAGAAGCGGCAGCCTCTAATCTTGCTACTGCCGCAAACCCTGGCAAGGCTCTCGTCAGTTCAACGGGATTGATTCTGGAGAATCGACCTGCTTCTGGCTTGTACACAGCAACTCAATCAACAAAGTTTCATGGGATTGACCAAGTTTGA
- a CDS encoding helix-turn-helix domain-containing protein produces MADNQAFYQEVGRRIRDARKKGHLTQEALATKISLTRTTVTNIEKGRQQLLVHTLIEIADALSVAPESLLPERQSPSIDKLLTAESPYTQEWIRRIVDMADRD; encoded by the coding sequence ATGGCGGATAACCAAGCGTTTTATCAGGAGGTAGGGCGGCGGATCAGAGATGCCCGAAAGAAGGGGCACTTAACCCAGGAAGCCTTGGCAACAAAGATTTCTCTAACGCGAACAACCGTGACAAACATTGAAAAGGGGAGGCAGCAGCTTTTGGTTCACACGTTGATAGAAATCGCTGACGCACTGAGTGTCGCACCAGAATCGCTTTTACCTGAACGGCAGTCCCCATCGATCGACAAACTGTTGACGGCAGAATCCCCCTACACGCAGGAGTGGATTCGGAGAATCGTTGATATGGCGGATAGAGACTAG
- a CDS encoding ImmA/IrrE family metallo-endopeptidase, translating to MAIRRKHIRNLVEQLLEDHRIEVAPVPIEEVAPSLGIRVQYEPAEDELSGFLLRDLSRQKAIIGVNDRHSKNRQRFTIAHELGHYLLHEQEKLHVDRRFQIQLRDGNSSKGESEEEKEANLFAAELLMPVSFIRQDLAEVEGLDLEDDATVSGLAEKYSVSTQAMTFRLAYLGYLQL from the coding sequence ATGGCGATCCGACGTAAACATATCCGTAATCTGGTTGAGCAACTGTTGGAAGATCACAGGATTGAAGTGGCTCCAGTTCCCATAGAAGAGGTCGCCCCCTCCTTAGGCATTCGTGTCCAGTACGAACCTGCTGAGGATGAACTTTCAGGTTTTCTTCTGCGAGATCTTAGCCGCCAGAAGGCAATTATTGGGGTTAACGATCGCCATTCCAAAAATCGACAGCGGTTCACGATCGCTCATGAATTAGGACACTACCTTTTACATGAGCAGGAAAAACTACACGTCGATCGACGATTCCAGATTCAGCTACGGGATGGAAATTCCAGCAAAGGTGAGAGCGAAGAGGAGAAGGAGGCAAATCTGTTTGCGGCAGAGTTACTGATGCCAGTCAGCTTCATTCGGCAGGATTTAGCGGAAGTTGAGGGGTTAGACCTAGAAGATGATGCTACGGTCTCTGGTCTGGCAGAGAAGTACAGTGTGAGTACCCAAGCAATGACTTTTCGGCTGGCTTACCTTGGCTATCTTCAACTATGA
- a CDS encoding TetR/AcrR family transcriptional regulator has translation MTDAQKKSPGRPRSAAAHRKMLQAALELLAEMGFEAMSIEAIAARARVGKTTIYRRYSSKEELVADAIESLREEVVIPDNGSLWADMEALIENAAQISLTPLGRQTVAMIISSAASNSNFAQIYWDKYLQPRREAFAVVIERARARQEVPTDLDPGLVFDTMSGIMLYALIFPPASESWTFYVRHALRLLLTSAPEA, from the coding sequence ATGACTGATGCTCAGAAAAAATCTCCCGGACGACCACGTAGTGCTGCTGCTCATCGAAAGATGTTGCAGGCAGCACTGGAGCTGTTGGCGGAAATGGGGTTTGAGGCGATGAGTATTGAGGCGATCGCGGCCCGTGCTAGGGTCGGTAAAACCACCATCTACCGTCGCTACAGCAGCAAAGAGGAACTGGTGGCCGATGCGATTGAGAGTCTGCGAGAAGAGGTGGTGATTCCGGATAACGGCAGTCTCTGGGCGGATATGGAGGCGCTGATCGAAAACGCCGCCCAGATTTCGCTGACGCCGCTGGGACGACAAACCGTGGCGATGATTATCAGCAGTGCGGCCAGCAATTCAAATTTTGCTCAGATTTACTGGGACAAGTATCTCCAGCCTCGCCGAGAAGCCTTTGCTGTGGTGATTGAACGAGCCAGAGCCCGACAGGAGGTGCCGACAGATTTAGATCCGGGGCTGGTGTTCGACACCATGAGCGGCATCATGCTGTACGCTCTGATTTTCCCGCCCGCTTCAGAATCCTGGACGTTCTATGTTCGCCACGCCTTAAGATTGCTACTGACGTCAGCACCAGAGGCTTGA
- a CDS encoding LysR family transcriptional regulator, whose translation MSKSLDRLTLLQTFVRIADAGSISAAARDLGLSQPSVSRQLAELESRFNAQLMRRTTHDLSLTPVGAELLADARRLLDSWEALEEKHLETEDALRGQLKVVAPIALGQLYLANIAFQFQKQHPLLSLSWQLEDRNIRFAEVGCDCWIKIGSVPDESLTIEPLGRVERLMVAAPELLEAYRQPKSPSDLEIWPCVALEPFEGGRIPLSKSSGKTIVVSLSVRLVTNNIFALHRAVLAGLGIAVLPRWFIEEDLNHGRLIDLLPQWRAPKLPIHVASLSKSYQPRRLRSFLEILRTEIPNLPGVEPPVGINPS comes from the coding sequence ATGAGTAAGTCTTTAGATCGCCTAACCTTACTGCAAACGTTTGTGCGGATTGCGGATGCTGGCAGCATCAGTGCGGCGGCGCGAGACTTGGGCTTGTCTCAACCGTCCGTCAGTCGTCAGCTAGCCGAGTTAGAATCGCGATTCAACGCTCAGCTCATGCGGCGCACTACCCATGATTTGTCTCTCACACCCGTTGGAGCCGAACTGCTGGCGGATGCACGACGCCTGCTCGACAGCTGGGAAGCTTTGGAGGAGAAGCACTTAGAAACAGAAGACGCGCTACGCGGCCAACTCAAGGTCGTCGCTCCCATAGCTTTAGGGCAGCTTTACCTAGCGAATATTGCTTTTCAGTTTCAAAAACAACATCCCCTCCTATCCCTGTCCTGGCAGCTGGAAGACCGCAATATCCGCTTTGCTGAAGTCGGTTGTGACTGCTGGATTAAGATCGGCTCCGTTCCCGATGAGTCACTCACCATAGAACCGTTGGGGCGAGTGGAGCGACTAATGGTGGCGGCACCTGAATTGCTAGAGGCCTATCGTCAACCTAAGTCACCTAGTGATCTAGAGATATGGCCTTGTGTGGCCCTTGAACCCTTCGAAGGTGGGCGTATTCCTCTATCTAAATCATCAGGCAAGACGATCGTGGTGTCACTCTCAGTACGGCTGGTGACGAATAATATCTTCGCCCTGCATCGAGCGGTGCTAGCAGGTTTGGGTATTGCCGTATTGCCGCGCTGGTTCATCGAAGAGGACTTAAACCATGGACGACTCATCGACCTGTTGCCCCAGTGGCGTGCACCAAAATTGCCGATTCATGTGGCGTCCCTGTCAAAATCGTATCAACCCCGTCGGCTACGGAGCTTTCTAGAAATTCTGAGAACAGAAATTCCTAATTTGCCGGGAGTTGAGCCGCCAGTTGGGATTAACCCCTCTTGA
- a CDS encoding SDR family oxidoreductase, whose amino-acid sequence MSQKKALVVGASGGIGQNLIQYLSELGEWEIVGLSRRKPSFKSNAQFISVDLLNQDDVQAKLGELTDITHIFYTAFYGGPTFSGPVAENLAMLTNVVGTVEPIAPLLERVVLIQGGKVYGRQLGPFKTPAKESDPRHMPPNFYFDQEDFLTARSADKNWSWAALRAEAFCSEIVGIPSLPLLIAVYATISKELGLPLRFPGTQAAYDALVQVTDAGLLAEAMTWAATSPGAADEAFNLTNGDAFRWSNLWPQFAKFFDMEYASPQDISLVEVMADKEPLWERIVERYRLEAHSLQELAVWQLGDFLFHCDWDVLLSATKVQQAGFHQVVDSELMFMSLFQRFRDRHIIP is encoded by the coding sequence ATGAGCCAGAAAAAAGCGCTTGTTGTTGGTGCTTCAGGCGGTATTGGCCAGAATCTAATTCAGTATTTGTCTGAGTTGGGCGAGTGGGAGATTGTGGGTCTCTCTAGACGCAAACCCAGCTTCAAAAGTAATGCTCAGTTCATCTCGGTAGATTTGCTCAACCAGGATGATGTGCAGGCCAAGCTGGGAGAACTGACTGACATCACCCATATCTTCTACACCGCTTTCTATGGAGGGCCAACTTTCTCAGGCCCGGTGGCAGAAAATCTGGCCATGCTGACCAATGTAGTAGGAACGGTGGAGCCGATCGCACCTCTACTGGAGCGCGTCGTACTAATTCAAGGCGGCAAGGTGTATGGCCGACAGCTAGGACCATTCAAGACCCCTGCGAAAGAGTCAGACCCGCGTCACATGCCGCCAAACTTTTACTTTGACCAGGAAGACTTTTTGACGGCTAGAAGCGCTGACAAAAACTGGAGTTGGGCTGCTTTGCGGGCAGAAGCCTTCTGTAGCGAGATTGTCGGCATTCCAAGCTTGCCGTTACTGATCGCAGTGTATGCGACTATCTCCAAAGAACTCGGACTACCGCTACGATTTCCGGGTACGCAGGCGGCTTATGATGCCCTCGTTCAGGTAACGGATGCTGGGCTGCTGGCAGAGGCGATGACGTGGGCAGCAACCTCCCCTGGAGCGGCGGATGAAGCGTTCAACCTAACCAATGGCGATGCGTTTCGTTGGTCAAACCTCTGGCCACAGTTCGCCAAATTCTTTGACATGGAGTACGCCTCGCCTCAAGATATTTCGCTGGTCGAGGTGATGGCCGACAAAGAGCCTTTGTGGGAACGCATCGTCGAAAGATATAGGCTCGAAGCTCATTCACTGCAAGAGCTAGCCGTCTGGCAGTTGGGTGATTTTCTCTTTCACTGCGATTGGGATGTGCTACTGAGTGCGACCAAAGTTCAGCAAGCTGGGTTTCACCAGGTTGTAGATAGCGAATTGATGTTCATGTCACTGTTTCAGAGATTCCGCGATCGCCACATCATTCCCTAA
- a CDS encoding aldo/keto reductase has product MNASLQTAPPKTFQLGGELEVNRLGYGAMRLTGQPGNFGPYPQWQQGVELLQRAVELEVNLFDSARAYGPQWADKLVGEALSSYADQVVIATKGGIDKAAPDRIVVDGSPATLSQQIDEALTNLKVERIDLFQLHRVDPQVPIEESVAALRTAQVAGKIRFIGLSNVDQAQLERALAIAPIASVQNRFNLAEQQQDALVDFTAERGIAFIPYGPLGAHPMRQGAALPTQTALAWLLRRSPNIIVIPGTTSIAHLEENMATWDVIEAETANPLTA; this is encoded by the coding sequence ATGAATGCTTCATTACAGACTGCACCCCCAAAGACATTTCAACTCGGCGGTGAACTTGAAGTCAACCGGCTCGGCTATGGGGCCATGCGGCTGACCGGGCAACCCGGCAATTTTGGGCCTTACCCGCAGTGGCAGCAGGGAGTCGAACTACTACAACGAGCGGTTGAACTCGAGGTGAATTTGTTTGATTCAGCCCGAGCCTACGGTCCCCAATGGGCTGACAAACTCGTCGGCGAAGCGCTGTCTTCCTATGCCGATCAGGTGGTGATTGCGACTAAAGGCGGCATTGACAAGGCTGCTCCCGATCGCATTGTGGTTGACGGTTCCCCCGCTACCCTGAGCCAGCAGATCGACGAAGCCCTGACTAATCTGAAGGTTGAGCGCATCGATCTGTTCCAGCTACATCGAGTCGATCCGCAGGTTCCGATCGAGGAATCGGTTGCTGCCCTCCGAACGGCACAGGTGGCTGGCAAGATTCGCTTTATTGGCCTTTCTAATGTTGACCAAGCGCAGCTAGAGCGGGCACTGGCGATCGCACCTATTGCCTCAGTGCAAAACCGCTTCAACCTGGCAGAGCAGCAACAGGATGCGCTTGTAGACTTCACCGCTGAGCGCGGTATTGCGTTCATCCCCTACGGACCGTTAGGGGCACACCCGATGCGTCAGGGGGCAGCCTTGCCGACTCAAACAGCCCTGGCCTGGCTCCTGCGCCGCTCACCCAACATCATCGTGATTCCTGGGACAACGTCCATCGCTCACCTGGAAGAAAACATGGCAACTTGGGACGTTATCGAAGCTGAAACGGCCAACCCGCTAACGGCCTGA
- a CDS encoding VOC family protein, giving the protein MINQHIRPTLLASMALAALATAYPMATLANSPEPQFTAESIPTDHQRPDPLAQIRAEHVMISTGDYDGTIAWYRDKLGFQILQEWTVPEFADVQLAYLQLNGFIIEVVSTPNAFQAEQIPADLVTALSDRGFGHLAFLAADVDAVAAELVARGVPLVVPPTSFPDAGRRLIFIQDNNGNYIEFLTPLSAYENHGPVQ; this is encoded by the coding sequence GTGATTAATCAACACATTAGACCAACACTTTTGGCTTCCATGGCGCTGGCTGCCTTGGCAACAGCCTATCCTATGGCTACTTTAGCCAACAGTCCTGAACCTCAGTTCACGGCTGAGTCGATCCCCACCGATCATCAAAGGCCTGATCCACTGGCTCAGATTCGGGCGGAGCATGTCATGATTTCGACTGGCGATTATGACGGCACGATTGCCTGGTATCGTGACAAGCTGGGCTTTCAAATTCTTCAAGAATGGACGGTGCCTGAGTTCGCCGACGTACAGCTCGCCTATTTACAACTCAATGGCTTCATCATTGAGGTCGTTAGCACACCCAATGCTTTTCAAGCGGAGCAAATTCCGGCTGATTTGGTAACCGCTTTAAGCGATCGCGGCTTTGGCCACCTGGCCTTCCTCGCGGCTGATGTGGATGCTGTCGCAGCAGAACTAGTTGCCCGAGGCGTGCCACTGGTTGTGCCGCCTACGAGCTTTCCAGACGCTGGGCGCAGGTTAATTTTCATTCAGGACAACAACGGCAACTACATTGAGTTTCTGACACCGCTATCTGCCTATGAAAACCATGGCCCTGTGCAGTAG
- a CDS encoding LuxR C-terminal-related transcriptional regulator: protein MVNSLHSLFYSIATAPTEQALRLRVMDGLSELFGVQRWGIYLLDEHQNLAGFDVVGVSDAFVERYEKFGRAVDPVMRYVMENHAPAHEELVVPPGQWKHTDLYQWCCSEYDHAHIMTGPIVGRGQLIGTIHFARVGETPAFSEMDLANLGAVCSHVSACLAELRRSPSFLSDSLTKRLTPRERQIASLVAQGLTNAEIGAELWITQNSVKQALKRMFRKLEVTARTEMVAKLRDRF from the coding sequence ATGGTGAATTCTCTGCATTCGTTGTTTTACAGCATCGCCACTGCCCCCACCGAGCAAGCCCTGCGCCTCCGGGTCATGGATGGCCTCAGCGAGCTGTTTGGAGTGCAGCGCTGGGGCATTTATCTGCTGGATGAGCACCAGAACCTGGCTGGATTCGATGTCGTGGGCGTTTCGGATGCCTTTGTCGAGCGCTATGAAAAGTTTGGCCGAGCGGTCGATCCCGTCATGCGCTACGTGATGGAAAACCACGCTCCGGCTCACGAAGAGCTGGTGGTGCCACCGGGCCAGTGGAAGCATACCGATCTCTATCAGTGGTGCTGTTCGGAATACGACCACGCGCACATCATGACCGGGCCAATTGTGGGCCGGGGGCAGCTGATTGGGACAATTCACTTTGCCCGGGTGGGGGAGACTCCGGCGTTTAGCGAAATGGATTTGGCGAATTTGGGCGCGGTGTGCAGTCACGTTTCGGCCTGTCTGGCGGAGCTGCGGCGATCGCCCTCCTTCCTATCCGATTCCCTCACGAAACGGCTCACCCCCCGAGAGCGACAAATCGCCAGTCTGGTAGCTCAAGGCCTGACCAATGCTGAAATCGGCGCGGAGCTGTGGATTACGCAAAACTCAGTTAAGCAGGCGTTGAAGCGAATGTTCCGCAAGCTAGAGGTGACGGCCCGGACGGAAATGGTGGCAAAACTGCGGGATCGGTTCTGA
- a CDS encoding DJ-1/PfpI family protein codes for MDQIQIGFLIYPGVIQLDVMGAYQVLAFPPNTDVHLIGKTLTPIVSNEGVTLTPTVTLETCPPLDVICVPGGGMGQVEAMKDPEILDFLKQQSVTAQYVTGICTGSMILAAAGLLQGYKATCHWAFRDQLAALGVDVVPKRVVIDRNRITGAGVTSGIDFGLTLLGLLCGEPVAQMTQLMMEYTPEPPFDAGTPETAGEEVVAALLQAGKPLVNAFWTQTQASAAHLR; via the coding sequence ATGGATCAAATTCAGATTGGCTTTCTCATTTATCCCGGCGTGATTCAACTCGACGTGATGGGGGCCTATCAGGTGCTGGCTTTTCCGCCCAATACCGACGTCCATTTAATTGGGAAGACCCTGACCCCCATCGTCAGCAACGAGGGTGTTACTCTGACTCCCACTGTCACGCTGGAAACCTGTCCACCCCTAGATGTAATCTGCGTGCCCGGCGGCGGCATGGGTCAGGTGGAGGCAATGAAAGACCCGGAAATCCTGGATTTCCTCAAACAGCAAAGCGTCACCGCCCAGTACGTCACTGGCATTTGCACCGGCTCGATGATTCTGGCGGCGGCGGGATTGTTGCAGGGCTACAAAGCCACCTGTCACTGGGCGTTTCGCGACCAGCTCGCCGCCCTTGGGGTAGACGTGGTGCCCAAACGGGTGGTGATTGACCGAAACCGCATCACCGGAGCTGGCGTCACCTCTGGCATAGACTTTGGGCTGACGCTCTTAGGTTTGCTCTGCGGTGAGCCGGTCGCCCAAATGACTCAGTTAATGATGGAATACACCCCTGAACCGCCGTTTGACGCAGGCACCCCTGAAACCGCAGGCGAGGAGGTTGTGGCAGCGTTGCTCCAGGCTGGAAAGCCTCTGGTCAATGCTTTCTGGACGCAAACCCAGGCATCGGCAGCTCACCTGAGATGA
- a CDS encoding ester cyclase, with the protein MTNQDIVLQFYQAFDDRQIEQAVDLLAPNFVGHLAGMPAPLDKARFQQFGLSFDMAFSQGKHCFDQVIVADDNVVTCGMFTAIHSGNFQGLPPTGKPISLSIMHIDRVENGQIVEHWGQGDALGLMQQLGIVFLPGPKLLLPVLKNTTAKLFKTSPQS; encoded by the coding sequence ATGACTAACCAGGATATTGTGCTTCAGTTCTACCAGGCCTTCGACGATCGCCAGATTGAGCAGGCCGTAGACCTGTTAGCTCCTAACTTTGTTGGCCACTTGGCGGGAATGCCTGCGCCGCTGGATAAGGCGCGGTTCCAGCAGTTTGGTCTGTCGTTTGACATGGCCTTCAGTCAAGGGAAACACTGCTTTGATCAGGTAATTGTGGCTGATGACAACGTGGTGACCTGCGGCATGTTTACCGCTATCCACAGTGGAAACTTTCAGGGGCTTCCACCCACGGGCAAGCCCATCAGCCTGTCGATTATGCATATCGATCGGGTTGAGAATGGTCAAATTGTGGAGCACTGGGGCCAGGGGGATGCCCTGGGGCTGATGCAGCAGTTGGGGATTGTCTTTCTGCCAGGGCCGAAGTTGTTGCTCCCGGTTCTGAAGAATACTACCGCTAAGCTGTTCAAAACATCTCCCCAGAGTTAG
- a CDS encoding LanC-like protein, giving the protein MAWDADEARRATAAIASETISQLQSSPLLAGHPLDDQSFGSDLYFGKAGVLWAIDYLQTVGAIDTTFDVAAHLNATLEQNRQRYPKFSPYPEQSSYLFGELPLLLLQYKLTPSEETAEKLFQAIHKNDTQPIRELMWGIAGSMLAAYFMHQWTQEPRWREVFQTQADQLLQEWQPVEGAGYLWTIDLYGSQQQWLGPVHGFASNLTPLLVGQSLLSEDAFQDIATKAMTTLVQTAQTEDGMANWPAVYDPETLGQKPMLVQYCHGAPGMVTALAILPLGVNGQFDRMLEQGGELTWQAGPLRKGSNLCHGTGGNGYAFLKLFVRTGDEMWLDRARVFAMEAIEQYQLSQQLYRQLRYPLWTGDLGLTVYLWDCLQAQAKFPTIDVF; this is encoded by the coding sequence ATGGCATGGGATGCCGACGAGGCGCGCCGGGCCACTGCTGCGATCGCATCCGAAACCATCTCCCAACTCCAAAGCAGCCCGCTACTGGCCGGACACCCCCTGGACGATCAGTCATTCGGCAGCGATCTGTACTTTGGCAAAGCCGGGGTGCTCTGGGCGATCGATTATTTGCAAACTGTGGGGGCGATCGACACCACCTTTGATGTCGCCGCTCACCTGAATGCCACGCTGGAACAAAACCGCCAGCGCTATCCCAAATTCAGCCCCTATCCCGAGCAGTCGTCGTACCTGTTCGGCGAACTGCCGCTGCTGTTGTTGCAGTACAAGCTGACTCCTTCCGAAGAGACCGCTGAGAAGCTCTTTCAGGCGATTCACAAAAATGACACTCAGCCCATTCGAGAGCTGATGTGGGGCATCGCAGGCTCCATGCTGGCGGCCTATTTCATGCACCAGTGGACCCAGGAACCGCGATGGCGGGAGGTTTTCCAAACCCAGGCAGACCAACTGTTGCAGGAGTGGCAACCCGTTGAGGGCGCGGGTTATTTGTGGACGATAGATCTGTACGGCAGTCAGCAGCAGTGGCTGGGGCCGGTGCATGGGTTTGCCAGCAACCTGACGCCGCTGCTGGTTGGGCAATCTTTACTGAGCGAGGATGCTTTCCAAGACATCGCGACCAAAGCGATGACCACGCTGGTGCAGACAGCCCAAACGGAGGATGGCATGGCCAACTGGCCAGCGGTTTACGACCCTGAAACGCTGGGCCAAAAGCCGATGCTGGTGCAGTACTGCCACGGCGCACCGGGTATGGTGACAGCGCTGGCCATTCTTCCCTTGGGAGTGAACGGCCAGTTCGATCGCATGCTGGAGCAGGGGGGCGAACTCACCTGGCAGGCAGGGCCGCTGCGAAAGGGCTCGAACCTGTGCCACGGCACGGGCGGCAATGGCTATGCCTTTCTGAAGCTGTTTGTGCGCACGGGCGATGAGATGTGGCTCGATCGCGCCAGAGTCTTTGCTATGGAGGCGATCGAGCAGTACCAGCTCTCGCAACAGCTCTACCGACAGCTGCGCTACCCGCTGTGGACGGGAGATCTAGGGCTGACCGTTTACCTGTGGGACTGCCTCCAGGCCCAGGCAAAATTTCCCACTATCGATGTGTTTTGA